A genomic region of Runella rosea contains the following coding sequences:
- a CDS encoding sensor histidine kinase: protein MLLGLRIDDIIFYLLYTAFFTLIMYVWQSRRREAELEKLQRETEIQSLKAQLNPHFLFNSLNTIYGSALTEKDTSTAQLVQQLSGILRHSVEEVQQEKTDIQKELMFIEKYIALQRARLPEHPNVSIQSTLFWDQEPADIAPLLLIPLIENAFQYGVSIDEPSFVRVDLRVEDRTLHLTVKNSITTHHSEKKGAGTGLKNTEKRLALLYPDRYSLHCGRQQDTFEIDLTLQL from the coding sequence ATGTTACTTGGACTGAGGATTGATGATATTATTTTTTATCTCCTCTACACCGCCTTCTTTACCCTCATCATGTACGTTTGGCAAAGCCGCCGGCGGGAGGCAGAATTGGAAAAACTACAACGCGAAACGGAAATCCAGTCGTTGAAGGCGCAGTTGAACCCGCATTTTTTGTTCAATTCGCTCAATACCATTTACGGTTCGGCTCTCACGGAAAAAGATACCTCAACGGCGCAGTTGGTCCAACAGCTTTCAGGGATTTTGCGGCACAGTGTCGAGGAAGTGCAGCAGGAAAAAACGGATATTCAAAAAGAACTGATGTTTATTGAAAAGTACATCGCACTTCAACGCGCCCGCTTGCCGGAGCACCCCAATGTTTCGATTCAATCCACGCTGTTTTGGGACCAAGAACCCGCCGACATTGCGCCGCTGCTGCTGATTCCGTTGATCGAAAATGCGTTTCAGTATGGCGTCAGCATTGATGAGCCGAGCTTTGTGCGCGTGGACTTGCGAGTGGAAGACCGAACACTGCACCTTACCGTAAAAAACAGTATTACAACTCACCACTCCGAAAAAAAAGGCGCGGGAACGGGTTTGAAAAATACCGAAAAACGCTTGGCGTTGCTTTATCCTGACCGGTATTCATTACATTGTGGCCGACAACAAGATACCTTTGAAATTGATTTGACCCTTCAGCTGTAA
- a CDS encoding LytR/AlgR family response regulator transcription factor translates to MKISCIAIDDEPASLAVIEQYAELVPFLALKRTFVSVKEALAFLKNERVDCVFLDVKMPDMPGTELARILRGQTQIIFITAYSEYAVQGFEVQAIDYLLKPIEFDRFLQAVNRVHAHLSQRIEGQSSIFVKEGYDWVRVSLNEILYIQSDTNLLFIYEQNRRVITRMTMTEMLSLLPSERFIRVHKSFIVAIEAIQKIERHQLTLAKGNVPIGELYREGLERLLLR, encoded by the coding sequence ATGAAAATCTCCTGCATCGCCATTGACGACGAACCAGCCTCCTTGGCCGTTATTGAGCAATACGCAGAGCTGGTACCGTTTCTGGCCTTGAAACGTACGTTTGTGAGCGTCAAAGAAGCATTGGCTTTTCTCAAAAATGAGCGGGTGGATTGTGTTTTTTTAGATGTAAAAATGCCCGATATGCCCGGTACGGAACTGGCGCGTATCCTGCGCGGACAAACGCAGATCATATTCATCACGGCCTATTCCGAGTATGCCGTGCAGGGTTTTGAAGTACAGGCCATTGATTATCTGCTGAAACCCATCGAATTTGACCGCTTTTTGCAGGCGGTCAATCGGGTTCATGCGCACCTCAGCCAACGCATAGAAGGCCAAAGTTCTATCTTTGTCAAGGAAGGCTACGATTGGGTACGGGTGTCTTTGAATGAGATTCTGTACATTCAGTCCGACACGAATCTGCTGTTTATTTACGAGCAAAATCGCCGCGTCATCACGCGCATGACCATGACCGAGATGTTGAGCTTATTACCGTCGGAGCGATTCATCCGCGTTCATAAATCGTTCATTGTCGCGATTGAAGCCATCCAAAAAATAGAACGCCATCAACTCACCTTGGCCAAAGGAAATGTGCCGATCGGCGAACTGTACCGCGAGGGCTTAGAGCGGTTGCTGTTGCGATAA
- a CDS encoding ABC-F family ATP-binding cassette domain-containing protein: protein MITVSNVSLRYGKRVLFDEVNIKFNPGNCYGVIGANGAGKSTFLKILSGEIDPQTGTVAITPGQRMAVLKQNQFEFDEFQVLQTVIMGHKRLYDIMMEKDAIYAKEDFTEADGEKAADLEAEFAELDGWEAEPEAASLLSGLGIKEDLHYAQMTDLDPSQKVRVLLAQTLFGNPDILLLDEPTNNLDVETVMWLENFLNNFKNIVIVVSHDRHFLDQVCTHVVDIDFSKVQMYGGNYTFWYESSQLALKQRADQNKKSDEKRKELEEFIRRFSANVAKSKQATARQKMLEKLNVDEIKPSSRKYPYINFKPEREIGDQVLSVEGLSKTAEDGTKLFENVTFRLNREDKVAFIGRNTLAITALFEILQEQIKPDSGDFKWGVTVTNAYFPKDSDHYFQTDDNLVDWLRQFSKEKDESFIRGFLGRMLFSGEESLKKASVLSGGEKVRCMLSKMMLSGSNFLTLDDPTNHLDLESITALNNGLIEFKGAMMFYSHDHQFIQTVANRIIEVTPNGIIDKLMTYDEYITDDRVKAQREALYGELV, encoded by the coding sequence CCGCAGACGGGTACGGTTGCCATTACGCCCGGCCAACGCATGGCCGTACTGAAACAAAATCAGTTTGAGTTTGACGAGTTTCAGGTGTTGCAAACGGTGATCATGGGGCACAAACGCCTCTATGACATCATGATGGAAAAAGACGCCATCTACGCCAAAGAAGATTTTACGGAAGCCGACGGCGAAAAAGCCGCCGACTTGGAAGCCGAATTTGCCGAGTTGGACGGCTGGGAAGCCGAGCCAGAAGCCGCCTCTCTATTGAGTGGATTGGGCATCAAAGAAGACCTGCATTATGCCCAAATGACCGACCTCGATCCTAGCCAAAAAGTGCGGGTGTTATTGGCCCAGACTCTTTTCGGCAACCCTGATATTTTGCTGTTGGATGAGCCTACCAACAACCTTGACGTGGAAACGGTGATGTGGTTGGAAAACTTTTTGAACAACTTCAAGAACATCGTCATCGTGGTTTCCCACGACCGCCACTTCCTCGACCAAGTGTGTACGCACGTGGTAGATATTGACTTCAGCAAGGTGCAGATGTACGGCGGTAACTATACCTTCTGGTACGAATCAAGCCAATTGGCGTTGAAACAACGCGCCGACCAAAACAAGAAATCGGACGAGAAGCGGAAAGAATTGGAGGAATTTATTCGTCGTTTCAGTGCCAACGTCGCCAAGTCGAAGCAGGCAACGGCACGGCAGAAAATGTTGGAGAAACTCAACGTCGACGAAATCAAGCCTTCGTCGCGTAAGTATCCTTACATCAATTTCAAACCTGAGCGCGAAATCGGTGATCAGGTATTGAGCGTAGAAGGTCTTTCCAAAACCGCCGAAGACGGAACCAAACTGTTTGAGAACGTCACGTTCCGTCTGAATCGGGAAGATAAAGTGGCCTTTATCGGGCGCAATACCTTGGCCATCACGGCGTTGTTTGAGATTCTTCAGGAGCAAATCAAACCTGATTCGGGCGATTTTAAATGGGGCGTAACGGTCACCAATGCGTATTTTCCGAAAGACAGCGACCATTATTTCCAAACCGATGACAACCTAGTGGATTGGCTGCGTCAGTTTTCCAAAGAAAAAGACGAGAGCTTTATTCGCGGATTTTTAGGACGCATGCTGTTTTCGGGCGAAGAATCGCTCAAAAAAGCCAGTGTGCTTTCAGGCGGTGAAAAGGTACGTTGTATGCTCTCGAAAATGATGCTTTCGGGCTCCAACTTCCTGACCCTCGACGACCCCACCAACCACTTGGACCTGGAATCCATCACCGCGCTTAACAACGGTTTAATCGAGTTCAAAGGTGCGATGATGTTTTATTCGCACGACCACCAATTCATTCAAACGGTCGCCAATCGCATCATCGAAGTTACGCCGAACGGCATCATTGATAAACTCATGACCTACGACGAATACATCACCGACGATCGCGTAAAAGCGCAGCGTGAGGCGTTGTATGGAGAGTTGGTGTAA